ATTCAAAGGCTGACCGAATCAAAGGTtagatttcaaaattttggGAATTATTTTCTATGtgtgtagtttttttttaattaacttccTTTTCTTTAAGCCATGTTTCTCGTCTTTCTCCTGCTCAGGCATCTTCTGATGTGCTGTCTTATATACAAGACAGAACTAAAGCcgataattaaaaattcaacttttcTTACGCAAGATAAATTTCATCGCTCAAGATCACTGTATGGTGGTAAAAGAGTTcgaaggcaaaacaaaaaagaacaggGCCGTGGGAGTCTCCCAGTCGAGGCCTGACTGTTGTGCCATCTTCTTCTTCAGCTCCCTCTTCTGCTCCCtctacaaaaaaacaaacatcccgccttctttttatacccttgcagagggtattataatttcagtcagaagtttgcaaagcagtgaaggaaacatttccgacactttaaagtatattcttgatcatcaTCACTattagagtcgatctagccatgtccgtctgtccgtccgtttctacgcaaacttttatctcagttttaaagctatctgcatgaaactttcccaaaagttgtctttctattgcaggtagtatataagtcggaacgagccggatcggacgactatagcatgggagctatatgctatagatccgggaacaatcggaaaaataaataaaaaaaatttataactttgctgttttttaatttttttttaagttcttcgacataaaaCAATGGTTAattgtttcagaattacggtttaaatttcaccaaaatcggacgactatagcatatagctcccataggaccaaccggaaaaacaaataaaaaaaattataactttggtgattttaaataaaaaaaaaaatttaacttttttatattgtaattttttttttttttttttagaaatttattatgattaattaataatttgacagttcagaattacgcttttaattttatcggaaaacgatatcatatagctgccataggaactgtcaaataaggttcaaatagcttcaatgtaagcATACACGCatgtcaatcataattttaatgttttcaaggatatttaattttggcaataactgcaagggtatatgaacttcggcttgccgaagtttgcttcctttcttgtttccTTTCAAAATACAAGGGGCTTACCTAACCTGactaaattgtattttgatagtttttccCTTTCATCGCATGTTATTGTGTTTACAGAAACCTGATTAAAACCGGAGATATTTAGCTCCGAAGTTTTACCGAGTAGGTACACAATTTATTGGCTCAGACAAGGAGGAGGAGTCTAGATTGAAATAAATGACATTGAATTTCTAGGCATAAAATTATCATTCCCCGGtaggtttatatatataacttgtTCATATATTCCGCCATCATCTGAGTTTCCGATTTTTGCGAACCAACTTTTCGTTATACAGTCGATTCTTAAAGAACTGTCAGATATAGATCAGTTAATAGATTTAATATCGAATGCGACTTGGTCCCCGgctggaaaaacaaatattttacttcCTTTAGCGCAGCTAAATGGTGTACTTGACATTGCGCTATCTCAAGTAAATCATGTTCAGAATTCTTTAGGACGTTTACTGGATTTATGTTTTGTGCAAAATCCAGAACGCGTCTGTTTATCATTATGTCACCTTTTACGCAACCTGAGGATCCAACTTTAGAGCTGACTATTGATGAATCAGAGCTTAAAGAAAAATCTGAAAAGTATGTTAAACGAATCCACTGCTTTCGCAAGACTTACTTTTACCGCTTAAACACATGATATCtgtatatctatatataacATGGCTGAGGCCGTTAGTGTCTTTTATAGAGCATTAAAATCCTTCTATTATATGTGTGTTCCGTTACATTGTCCTTAAACCTCCATGGTTTAATATGGAGCTACATATATCGccaaaaatatgttaattccAGACTATAATAAATATAGAGTTGTATATTACAAGCTGCCTTTACCAGATACATAATTTTACCGTGCTTTACGCGCTGTGTTATACGGCTTATTTAACTCGTTCAAGGATCCAGTTTTATAAGTTTGTAACACTAAGCGTAAATCCGCCTCTTACCCAGCATCGCTATCACCGATCAGGCAATTGCCGATCCTTTTGCGCAGTTTTTCCAAACGACATATGCAGCTACTTTCCGTTTTATTCAGAAAGAATGTCTAAGTCTAACTTAATCTTTTGTCCGATTCTATGTGAAAGCTCCTTTCTTCTAGATCTGCAACGGATAATGCCAGTCTTCTTACCGGGTCCTGACGGTGTGCCTGGCTGTGTGCTTAGATACTGCGCAGAGGCCCTGTGCAGACCACTTCACAAGTTGATTGCTCTATCCTTAGCAACTACTGACTTCCCACCCATTTTGAAGGAAGCATGAGTTATTTGGGGCTAACGTCGTTTGTTATGAATGGCTTTAGAAATAACGTTCAGACTGGCGTAGTTTACAGGGATTTTGGCAAGGCATTAGATTGTTAGGACACAACTagtcatttttaaaagctcGGTCTATAAGCTGATCCGAGTTacttcacttcacttcacttatttttacattatttattaacgatCTGTGCCGCCTACATTTATCTGTGCTTAATCGTATCACTAGGAACTATATTcctcttattttaaaatattgtagatTAAACTATGATATGCATGAACCATTTAGAGTACTATCATATTATTTCTGCTACTAACACTTTACCAATtctaaaagtttaatttttatcttttttagcACGCCATTAGTGATATTAGTTGGTTTTTTAGTttagtatatattttgaattagtAATGTCCGTTCTTCTACGGTCCCTTTTCTTTCACCTCTCCTAATCTaatttttactaatttttcCCAGAGGGAAAGAGGGCATCAAcgtccaaataaaaaatctcCCACTCAAATTACTGGCttcataaaaagaaaatgtgctttttatacccttgcagagggtattataatttgagtcagaagtttgcaacgcagtgaaggagacatctccgaccctataaagtatatatattcttgatcagcataactaggcgagtcgatctagccatgtccgtccgtttctacgcaaactagtctctcagttttaaagctatctgcatgaaactttcccaaaaaaagtctttctattgcaggtagtatataagtcggaacgagccggatcggacgactatagcatatagctcccataggaacaatcggaaaaataaataaaaaaaatttataactttgctgttttttaatttttttttaagttcttcgacataaaaCAATGGTTAattgtttcagaattacgatttatattttatcaaaatcggacgactatagcatataactcccatagaaataataaaattatataaaataactatctaataattgagctgcaaatcatcattgcttcaatgtttttagacatatacgcaagtaaatcataattttaatgttttcaaaaatatttaattcttgcaatagctgcaagagtatataaacttcggcttgcctaTTCGATACCTACGAGATTGCTgaaggaacaaaaaaaaatatttctctcGGCTTACGAAATATAGCCGAATCAATATGTCAAATAAGGTTCCAATATCAATTTAagcaacaaaataattaatagcataaaatataaacccGAACCAATTTGGAAAAAGTAATAATGCCGATTTTCTAGTTTTTGCaagcatttttcaaaatatctttcaaatattattttatttcaagttCTAACAGCTTTGGGAACAATGGGTAATCATCTCGTCTTGGCAACAGTATCCATTTTGCAAAAAGCAAAACTATTTCTTAGTTCGTAGGTCTGTGCAATTCGTTAATTATGTAACTCCAAGGCTTAAGCAACTAGTTTAGGATATAATTGTTGTTTTGCCAAGTATtcgttattttgttaaatctttATATCTACACTTCTACtttttgatagtttttaaAGGCATGTAGTTACGTAAATACTAAAAACTTGTATATATacgaaaattaataaataaaaaatggtttcatATCATGttgaaagaatttaaaatttcgaaaGGAAGTTTCGGAATTTGGCCTCTGATCAATACATTACTCACTAAATaagttttgttcttttttacTTTCAGACTGTTGTACAATATAAGTTTTGTTGCTAGGACCAATCGACTGAAAACGGAGTCAGCTCACAAAAACATACTGATACACACCGAACGGAGTTTTGAGgcagaagaacaaaaaaaggtcgaatttttaaaagaaatgacACTTCCAAGTGCAGCTCGTGTGTACACAGATGTGAATGCGCACAAGCCAGATGAATATTGGGACTATGAAAACTATGTTGTTGACTGGGGAAATCAAGACGATTACCAATTGGTCCGTAAATTAGGACGTGGAAAGTATTCGGAGGTTTTCGAGGCTATCAATATTACGACCACAGAGAAGTGCGTTGTTAAAATTCTAAAACCtgtaaaaaagaagaagatcaagcgtgaaatcaaaattttggAGAACTTGCGCGGTGGAACTAATATAATAACTCTGTTAGCTGTTGTAAAAGATCCAGTTTCCCGAACTCCGGCGTTAATTTTCGAACATGTCAATAACACGGATTTTAAGCAACTTTACCAAACTTTAACTGATTATGAGATTCGCTACTATTTGTTTGAACTTCTTAAAGCCCTTGATTACTGCCACAGTATGGGAATAATGCATCGCGATGTGAAACCCCATAATGTTATGATCGATCATGAAAATCGGAAATTACGTCTTATAGATTGGGGACTTGCCGAATTTTATCACCCCGGTCAGGAGTATAATGTTCGTGTGGCGTCAAGATACTTCAAAGGTCCCGAGTTACTGGTAGATTACCAGATGTATGATTATTCACTCGATATGTGGTCATTGGGTTGTATGTTGGCGTCGATGATATTTCGAAAAGAGCCGTTCTTCCATGGCCACGACAACTATGA
The window above is part of the Drosophila gunungcola strain Sukarami chromosome 3L unlocalized genomic scaffold, Dgunungcola_SK_2 000031F, whole genome shotgun sequence genome. Proteins encoded here:
- the LOC128260244 gene encoding casein kinase II subunit alpha; the protein is MTLPSAARVYTDVNAHKPDEYWDYENYVVDWGNQDDYQLVRKLGRGKYSEVFEAINITTTEKCVVKILKPVKKKKIKREIKILENLRGGTNIITLLAVVKDPVSRTPALIFEHVNNTDFKQLYQTLTDYEIRYYLFELLKALDYCHSMGIMHRDVKPHNVMIDHENRKLRLIDWGLAEFYHPGQEYNVRVASRYFKGPELLVDYQMYDYSLDMWSLGCMLASMIFRKEPFFHGHDNYDQLVRIAKVLGTEELYAYLDKYNIDLDPRFHDILQRHSRKRWERFVHSDNQHLVSPEALDFLDKLLRYDHVDRLTAREAMAHPYFLPIVNGQMNPNNQQ